From Acropora muricata isolate sample 2 chromosome 14, ASM3666990v1, whole genome shotgun sequence, one genomic window encodes:
- the LOC136899470 gene encoding uncharacterized protein isoform X1 → MMSVMDLLFLGLLGLPFILIVDGKNCETLDGKWYNQLGSELYLKHGSDGMLLGEYRTAQERFNGSAGSSHSIVVGTAPYDHPGTSFAFSVVWRNGSSTTIWTGQCLVCSDGHETLLTSWLLRSKVNTCIDKWKSTMIGRDTFTRFEQRPGPRKPGNNSTDTPRVIDAVIKNWGSDDKPCNLNGNWYNSLGSEMILTQRDGIIEGEYRTAVERTSGAAGSSHSKVQGIGQLGDSASTFAFFVAWRNGASVTGWVGQCHICGENQTEIIESTWLLRSQIKDCTQNWRSTYFSEDSFTREEQSPGPRKKDDTHIPLDRGEEEKPVVCGGCNKMNSLILLTMSGLISLPLLFY, encoded by the exons ATGATGTCTGTGATGGATCTTCTATTCCTTGGCCTTCTAGGTCTTCCTTTTATCTTGATTGTTGATGGAAAGAACTGTGAGACTTTGGATGGAAAATGGTACAATCAGCTGGGATCCGAACTTTACTTGAAGCACGGGAGTGACGGAATGTTGTTGGGCGAATATAGAACTGCTCAAGAGAGGTTCAATGGATCGGCTGGTTCATCACACTCGATTGTAGTGG GAACAGCACCCTATGATCACCCTGGAACATCGTTTGCCTTTTCTGTCGTCTGGCGAAATGGCAGCTCAACAACTATATGGACTGGTCAGTGCCTTGTTTGTTCTGACGGCCACGAAACCTTGCTTACTTCCTGGTTGTTACGTTCTAAAGTAAACACCTGTATTGACAAGTGGAAATCAACAATGATTGGTCGAGACACTTTCACCAGATTTGAACAGAGACCTGGACCTCGAAAACCTGGCAATAATTCCACAGATACTCCCCGGGTCATCGATGCGGTGATCAAAAACTGGGGCTCCGATGACAAGCCTTGTAATTTGAATGGAAATTGGTACAATTCTCTTGGTTCTGAAATGATTCTTACACAGAGAGATGGGATCATTGAAGGAGAGTACCGCACTGCAGTGGAGAGGACAAGTGGAGCAGCGGGAAGTAGTCATTCCAAGGTTCAAGGCATTGGACAACTTGGAGATTCAGCCAGcacttttgctttctttgtggCTTGGAGAAATGGTGCTTCTGTGACTGGTTGGGTGGGACAATGTCACATCTGCGGGGAGAACCAAACTGAGATCATCGAAAGCACTTGGTTGTTGAGGTCCCAGATTAAAGATTGCACTCAGAACTGGCGTTCTACCTATTTTAGTGAAGATAGCTTCACTCGCGAGGAACAGAGTCCAGGGCCTAGAAAGAAAGATGATACTCATATACCATTAGATCGGGGTGAGGAAGAAAAACCAGTGGTCTGTGGAGGATGCAACAAAATGAATTCTCTCATTCTGTTGACCATGAGTGGATTAATTTCATTACCACTCTTGTTTTACTAA
- the LOC136899470 gene encoding uncharacterized protein isoform X2, which produces MLLGEYRTAQERFNGSAGSSHSIVVGTAPYDHPGTSFAFSVVWRNGSSTTIWTGQCLVCSDGHETLLTSWLLRSKVNTCIDKWKSTMIGRDTFTRFEQRPGPRKPGNNSTDTPRVIDAVIKNWGSDDKPCNLNGNWYNSLGSEMILTQRDGIIEGEYRTAVERTSGAAGSSHSKVQGIGQLGDSASTFAFFVAWRNGASVTGWVGQCHICGENQTEIIESTWLLRSQIKDCTQNWRSTYFSEDSFTREEQSPGPRKKDDTHIPLDRGEEEKPVVCGGCNKMNSLILLTMSGLISLPLLFY; this is translated from the exons ATGTTGTTGGGCGAATATAGAACTGCTCAAGAGAGGTTCAATGGATCGGCTGGTTCATCACACTCGATTGTAGTGG GAACAGCACCCTATGATCACCCTGGAACATCGTTTGCCTTTTCTGTCGTCTGGCGAAATGGCAGCTCAACAACTATATGGACTGGTCAGTGCCTTGTTTGTTCTGACGGCCACGAAACCTTGCTTACTTCCTGGTTGTTACGTTCTAAAGTAAACACCTGTATTGACAAGTGGAAATCAACAATGATTGGTCGAGACACTTTCACCAGATTTGAACAGAGACCTGGACCTCGAAAACCTGGCAATAATTCCACAGATACTCCCCGGGTCATCGATGCGGTGATCAAAAACTGGGGCTCCGATGACAAGCCTTGTAATTTGAATGGAAATTGGTACAATTCTCTTGGTTCTGAAATGATTCTTACACAGAGAGATGGGATCATTGAAGGAGAGTACCGCACTGCAGTGGAGAGGACAAGTGGAGCAGCGGGAAGTAGTCATTCCAAGGTTCAAGGCATTGGACAACTTGGAGATTCAGCCAGcacttttgctttctttgtggCTTGGAGAAATGGTGCTTCTGTGACTGGTTGGGTGGGACAATGTCACATCTGCGGGGAGAACCAAACTGAGATCATCGAAAGCACTTGGTTGTTGAGGTCCCAGATTAAAGATTGCACTCAGAACTGGCGTTCTACCTATTTTAGTGAAGATAGCTTCACTCGCGAGGAACAGAGTCCAGGGCCTAGAAAGAAAGATGATACTCATATACCATTAGATCGGGGTGAGGAAGAAAAACCAGTGGTCTGTGGAGGATGCAACAAAATGAATTCTCTCATTCTGTTGACCATGAGTGGATTAATTTCATTACCACTCTTGTTTTACTAA
- the LOC136899143 gene encoding germ cell nuclear acidic protein-like, whose translation FGDNGSDFHVIDDDDDDNDNGDDVDNDRSVDVVDHDDDDDVDEDHDDDVVDFDDDCEGDDSDNNDDYDDYDDDYDDNDDDYDDNDDDYDDNDDDYDDYDDDYDDYDDDYDDNDDEYYDNDDGYDDNDDDDYNDDYGDDGDNKHFI comes from the coding sequence TTTGGCGATAATGGTTCTGATTTCCATGTTAtcgatgatgacgacgacgacaatgaTAATGGTGATGACGTTGATAATGATCGTAGCGTTGATGTTGTtgaccacgacgacgacgatgacgtcGATGAAGATCATGATGATGACGTTGTTGATTTTGACGACGACTGTGAGGGTGACGACAGTGATAATAACGACGACTATGATGATTATGACGACGActatgatgataatgacgacgactatgatgataatgacgacgactatgatgataatgacgacgactaTGATGATTATGACGACGACTATGATGATTATGACGACgattatgatgataatgacgacgaatATTATGATAATGACGACGGCTATGATGACAATGACGACGATGATTATAATGATGATTACGGTGATGACGGTGATAATAAGCACTTTATTTAA